The genomic window CTCGGAGGTGTAGCCGAGGTCCTCGGCGACGGTGAGGAGGGAGTCACGGGTGACGCCCGCGAGCAGCGAGCCGGTCAGGGAGGGGGTGACGATCCGCTTGCCGCCGTCCGCCTGCTCGTAGACGAAGTAGAGGTTCATGCCGCCCAGCTCCTCCACCCACTTGTGCTCGACGGCGTCGAGGTAGGCGACCTGGTCGCAGCCCTTCGCCGCGGCCTCGGCCTGCGCGAGGAGTGACGCGGCGTAGTTGCCGCCGGTCTTGGCGTCGCCCATGCCGCCGGGGACGGCGCGCACCCGGTCCTGGGAGAGCCAGATGGAGACCGGCTTCACCCCGCCGGGGAAGTAGGCGCCGGCGGGAGAGGCGATGACGAGGAAGAGGTACTCGTTGGCGGGCCGCACGCCCAGGCCGACCTCGGAAGCGATCATGAACGGGCGCAGGTAGAGGGATTCCTCGCCGCCGTGCCCGGGCACCCACGCCTGGTCCTGCTTGACCAGGGCGTCACAGGCCTCGATGAACGTCTCGACCGGCAGCTCGGGCATGGCGAGCCGGGCGGCGGAGCGCTGGAAACGCGCGGCGTTGGACTCCGGACGGAAGGTGGCGACCGAGCCGTCGGGCTGCCGGTAGGCCTTGAGTCCCTCGAAGATCTCCTGCGCGTAGTGCAGGGTCATGTTGGCCGGGTCCATCGAGAGCGGGCCGTACGGCACGAGCTGGGCGTCGTGCCAGCCGCGGCCCTCGGTCCAGCTGATCGTCACCATGTGATCGGTGAAGTAGCGGCCGAATCCGGGGCTGACCAGGATCGCCTCGCGCTCCGCGTCGGACAGCGGGTTCGAGGAGGGCTTGAGCTCGATCGTGGGCGTCGTCATGAGTGCGTGTCCTTCACCGGTCTTGTGTGTGATGGACCGCGCCCACGCCCGCCCTCCCGGCCACTGCCGGGCGGTTCGTAGGACGTCCGAGCTCCACCGCGAGCCGCGGTCCCGCGTTCGATTATCTCCCGGGGGCGGCTCTGCACGAAATGACGCGTTCGGTACAGGCTCGGTACGACGTGTGCGGCGACGCGAGAAACGCGGTCCAGGGGTCGATGGTGGCACCCGGAGACCGCGAGGTGAAGCCGCCGGGTGCGCTTGCGACCCGGCGGCTTCGAAGTGGAGTCGTCGGGTCAGCTCGCTACTCGTACCGCGAGCGCGTCGCCGATCTCGTCGGTGGTGCGGGCGTTCTGTCCGTCACGCTCCGCGAGGTCGGCGGAGACGGCCTCCTCGATGCGCACGGCCTCTGCCTCGTAACCGAGGTGGCGCAGCAGGAGGGCGACGGAGAGGACCGTGGCGGTCGGGTCGGCCTTGCCCTGGCCCGCGATGTCGGGCGCGGTGCCGTGGACCGGCTCGAACATGGACGGGAAGGCACCCGTCGGGTTGATGTTGCCGGAGGCGGCCAGGCCGATGCCGCCGGTCACGGCCGCGGCCAGGTCGGTGAGGATGTCACCGAAGAGGTTGTCGGTGACGATGACGTCGAAGCGCTCCGGCTGGGTGACGAAGAAGATCGTCGCGGCGTCGA from Streptomyces sp. NBC_01341 includes these protein-coding regions:
- a CDS encoding branched-chain amino acid aminotransferase translates to MTTPTIELKPSSNPLSDAEREAILVSPGFGRYFTDHMVTISWTEGRGWHDAQLVPYGPLSMDPANMTLHYAQEIFEGLKAYRQPDGSVATFRPESNAARFQRSAARLAMPELPVETFIEACDALVKQDQAWVPGHGGEESLYLRPFMIASEVGLGVRPANEYLFLVIASPAGAYFPGGVKPVSIWLSQDRVRAVPGGMGDAKTGGNYAASLLAQAEAAAKGCDQVAYLDAVEHKWVEELGGMNLYFVYEQADGGKRIVTPSLTGSLLAGVTRDSLLTVAEDLGYTSEEGRVSIDQWRDDTANGTLTEVFACGTAAVITPVGTVKSADGEWTQGDGTPGEVTVKLRERLLDIQRGIAEDTHGWMHRLG